The following coding sequences lie in one Terriglobales bacterium genomic window:
- a CDS encoding beta-galactosidase — protein sequence MKPKMLLSCSVVSVFVSVLSSVGYAQGQTPRQPASFAPDKMDNVLYGVAYYPEYMPYDRLDTDVELMRKAGISIVRVGESTWSSWEPRDGDFQFAWMQRVLDRLHQAGIKAILGTPTYSIPTWLYKEHPEIAVTHETGSAPPLRDPYYPTYPPSGPPGWYGPRQNYDFLNPYFREKAERVIRQIVSHFKDHPAVIGYQIDNETFPTGIPTPYMNAAFLDRLKRKYKTPETINKIWGLVYWGQLVDSWEDLPPRNGILNPGYKLEWEDFQHDVVTDYLAWQAKIVNEYKRSDQFITQDFSGGVHTNLDQWAIARNLDIVAENPYFETQARLNGRAIWMAGDLGRSLKHTNYLVTETNAQTIGWDSRAQYPQYPGQLRLVVYTHLAAGANMVEYWHWHSLHYGQETYWKGVLSHDLEPNRTYREVSEVAGELKRVGPQLVDLKKDNKVGIFLSVDSANALSYMPVGDHVDYMTVLRQMYNALYDLNIEPDFVQAGDPNLGRYRVLLVPPLYSASDEILQQLVKYVQDGGQVIMSFKSGFTNQYSTVRDVMAPGPLRAAAGFHYQEFTNLAEPEQLEPDPYGVGDQSKGAVWEEFIIPDTAQVIASFKDPYWHFPAITRNKYGNGTLTYEGTYLTDALQREIIRDVAKTAGLTGPDQNLPSSVKVRHGRNAQGRLLHYYLNFSGEKQQFPYAYNSGEDILSNRHVAPKEAITLKPWDLAIISEQ from the coding sequence ATGAAGCCGAAGATGCTTTTGTCGTGCTCTGTAGTGAGTGTGTTTGTCTCGGTCTTGTCCAGCGTGGGTTACGCTCAGGGCCAGACTCCCCGGCAGCCAGCTTCCTTCGCTCCCGACAAAATGGATAACGTCCTTTATGGCGTCGCCTACTACCCCGAGTACATGCCGTACGACCGGCTCGATACGGATGTCGAGCTCATGCGCAAGGCTGGCATCTCCATCGTCCGCGTTGGCGAATCCACCTGGAGCAGTTGGGAGCCGCGCGACGGCGATTTTCAGTTTGCGTGGATGCAGCGCGTTCTCGATCGTCTGCACCAGGCCGGCATTAAGGCCATTTTGGGAACGCCGACTTATTCGATTCCTACCTGGCTCTACAAAGAGCATCCTGAGATCGCGGTAACGCACGAGACTGGATCTGCTCCGCCGCTGCGCGATCCTTACTATCCGACGTATCCACCTTCTGGGCCTCCGGGATGGTATGGGCCGCGCCAGAATTATGATTTTCTCAATCCCTACTTCCGCGAGAAAGCGGAGAGAGTCATCCGGCAGATTGTCAGCCACTTCAAAGATCATCCGGCGGTGATTGGATATCAGATCGACAACGAGACCTTCCCCACCGGCATTCCAACGCCGTACATGAATGCCGCATTCCTCGATCGGCTGAAGCGCAAGTACAAAACGCCGGAGACGATCAACAAAATCTGGGGCCTGGTGTACTGGGGACAGCTCGTCGACTCGTGGGAAGATCTTCCGCCCCGAAACGGGATTCTCAATCCGGGATACAAGCTCGAGTGGGAGGACTTCCAGCACGACGTTGTCACCGACTATCTCGCCTGGCAGGCGAAGATCGTGAACGAGTACAAGCGTTCCGATCAGTTCATCACGCAGGACTTCAGCGGTGGAGTGCACACGAACCTCGATCAGTGGGCGATCGCGCGCAATCTCGACATTGTCGCGGAGAATCCGTACTTCGAAACGCAGGCGCGCCTCAATGGCCGTGCAATCTGGATGGCCGGCGATCTCGGTCGCTCGCTGAAGCACACAAATTATCTCGTCACTGAAACCAACGCGCAGACCATCGGATGGGATTCGCGCGCGCAATATCCGCAGTATCCAGGACAGCTACGCCTGGTTGTGTACACGCACCTGGCTGCCGGAGCGAACATGGTCGAGTACTGGCACTGGCACTCGCTTCATTACGGGCAGGAGACTTACTGGAAGGGCGTGCTCTCGCACGATCTTGAGCCAAACCGAACGTATCGCGAGGTAAGCGAGGTTGCCGGCGAACTCAAGCGGGTCGGCCCGCAACTCGTCGATCTGAAGAAAGACAACAAAGTCGGAATCTTCCTCAGCGTCGATTCGGCGAATGCGCTCAGCTACATGCCTGTGGGCGATCACGTCGATTACATGACCGTGCTGCGCCAGATGTACAACGCGCTCTACGATCTGAATATCGAGCCCGACTTTGTACAGGCAGGCGATCCCAATCTGGGACGTTACAGAGTACTGCTTGTTCCACCGCTATACAGCGCGTCCGACGAAATTCTTCAGCAGCTTGTGAAGTACGTCCAAGACGGCGGACAGGTCATTATGTCCTTCAAAAGCGGTTTCACGAATCAGTATTCCACCGTGCGCGACGTAATGGCTCCCGGTCCGCTGCGCGCCGCCGCCGGTTTTCACTATCAGGAGTTCACGAATTTGGCTGAGCCTGAGCAACTCGAACCCGATCCTTACGGCGTGGGCGATCAGAGCAAAGGCGCAGTCTGGGAGGAGTTCATCATTCCCGACACAGCGCAGGTGATTGCTTCATTCAAAGATCCGTACTGGCATTTCCCAGCGATCACTCGCAATAAATATGGAAACGGCACTTTGACGTATGAAGGTACATACCTCACCGATGCATTGCAGCGTGAGATCATCCGCGATGTTGCAAAAACGGCCGGATTAACGGGCCCAGATCAGAATCTTCCCTCGTCTGTGAAGGTGAGACACGGACGCAATGCTCAAGGCAGGCTGCTGCATTATTACCTCAACTTCTCAGGCGAGAAGCAGCAATTCCCATATGCGTACAACAGTGGAGAAGACATCCTGAGTAATCGCCACGTTGCTCCGAAGGAGGCCATTACTCTCAAACCTTGGGATCTGGCAATCATTAGCGAGCAATGA
- a CDS encoding outer membrane beta-barrel protein, with product MRRPLLVVIAVLTFSSACLFAQSSEVPPIDIYGAYSHSSNFGVGQSGWLASANYNIVPNLGVEADLSGGYGSKDLGTIAVILPGVPNTLHSRMHSFNLGPRFTFRPSSNNNADAFGHLLFGFSHTNVSATGTADSDTSYSWILGGGGDYFFTDHFGGRAQIDLLRTNFFNHGDNHARVALGVVYRFGTSR from the coding sequence ATGAGGCGTCCACTTCTCGTCGTCATTGCGGTACTTACTTTCAGCTCTGCGTGTTTGTTTGCACAATCGAGCGAGGTACCGCCGATCGATATTTATGGTGCTTATTCGCACAGCAGCAACTTCGGAGTCGGACAAAGCGGCTGGCTCGCGTCGGCTAACTACAACATAGTTCCCAATTTAGGAGTCGAAGCCGACCTGAGCGGCGGATACGGCTCGAAAGACCTTGGCACTATCGCGGTTATTCTGCCCGGAGTTCCGAACACCTTGCACAGCCGCATGCACAGCTTCAATCTTGGCCCGAGGTTTACCTTCCGTCCGTCATCGAACAACAACGCCGATGCCTTCGGCCACCTTCTGTTCGGCTTTAGCCACACCAATGTGAGCGCAACCGGCACTGCCGATTCCGACACATCGTATTCATGGATTCTGGGTGGCGGCGGAGATTACTTCTTCACCGACCATTTCGGCGGACGCGCGCAGATCGATCTGCTGCGCACCAACTTCTTCAATCATGGAGACAATCACGCGCGTGTGGCGCTTGGCGTGGTTTACCGGTTTGGAACGAGTCGGTAG